Part of the Catalinimonas alkaloidigena genome is shown below.
AGCGTGCCATGGCAGCCCTCTCCAAGATGTCCAGACAGGCGGAGTGGGAAGCTTTTGTCTCAAAATTTCAGCATAGTGAGCCCAACTCTGCGGCAAAAGATAAATGGCAGCTTATGGAAAGAATCTATGAGCTGGACCAGCAGGAAGTTTTCTTAGCAGAGAACGGACAAGTCAAAGTGTAAATTCTCATTGAGTGTACCAGTAAATCAGACACAGTAGTATGACTGTGTCTGATTTTCTCTTTAGATAAGCTGAGGCAAATCCTTCTCTATCTGTACCCATAGTTGAGGGGCAAACAGTCTGGCTGCACCCACTAATGCTGCCTCCTCCATGCTTTCTGAAATGACAACTTTTGTACTTATACCTGCCTGCTGAAGCTGTGCACCGAACTTAGGCAAAAACAGATGTGAAGCTTTAGAAATATTACCTCCTAATATTAAAGCATCAGGCATAAAGTTTTTCAGATAGGGAGTTAAAAAATCGGAGAGGTTTTGGCCAAACTCTTCAAATAAGCTCTGGCTTATAGGATTCTTTAAATCTGCAATCTCTTTTACTCCTTTTACTAACTCTCCACTCAGCTCCTGATACCTTTTTACAAACCAGCGCGTAGAAAAGTATTCGTCAGCAATTCCATTTTTATAGGGTTTGTCCCACAAAAAAGGCCCTTCATATGCATTATCGCTGCATAAGCGAGGAATAGCATTTGTAAGAAAAGCAGAGCCAAAGCCGGTACCCAAAGTAATCGCAAGCACTTTTTTGCCTTCGGCAGCATATTCCAGCCCGGCTACCCCTATGCCAAAAGCCATGGCATCATTGATAAAACGGTAGCGGCAATGAGTATACTGTAAGCTTTGGTTTAACTCCTCGGGGATGGATACTTCATACAACTGCTCATATTTTTCGTTACGTTCAAACATAGCTATACCTTTATGGTATATGAAAGGACCGGGCATAGCAAAGCCAATATTTATCTCCTCTTCTACCTCATTTTGAATCGCTTCTATGCTTTGTGCAATGGTATTACTCCATTGCTGCATAAGCACCTCTTTAGGGGCACTATTATCAAGCTTAGTGGAATAATACGTTTGTGGTATAATTTGTAGTGTGTTCAGGTCTACAGCTGCACTACAGATATGGCTACCTCCTACGTCTACCCCTATGGCAATACTTCTCTTCATACAGTTTTCATCATTAAATAAATGTGCAAAGCCGGGGTATCAGTTTGAATCACAACTACTAAATTTCTCTTCTAATGTCTATATCATACGAGAAATAGTCGGTATGATAATAGACGATATTGTACTCCACGGGTCTTTCTCCCATGTCACAAACCAGGCGCTCTCTCCTTAAAATAGGTGTGTCCGGGCTTAGCTCAAGCATCTCGCTAATTTTCTTGTCTGGACGAATAGCCCTAAGTTTTTCTTTGGAAACAGAGACTACTACATCATGTTCATTTTCCAGCAGCTCGTACAAAGGACGAGTAAAATCCTCCTTGCCATTCAGGCCCACTCTGGGATGGAAGTACGAAACCGAATAAAGAAACTTAGCCTCTTTAGAACCACGGATCTTCTCCAGGCACCAGATCTTTTTAGTGTTTGGTGCTCCCAAAGCATTATACACCTCTTTATCGGCTTCAATCTGAGAAATCTTAACCAGGTAGTTAACGACTTCAATACCCTGGTTGCGCATCTCCTTAGTAAAACTTATCCAGTTATCCAGTCGGGTGGAGATTTTCTGATTAACAACTTTAGAGCCTACTCCTTTTTTTCTTTCTACTATACCTTCCAGCACCAGCTTGTTAATAGCCTGCCTGATCGTATTTCTGGATACCCCCAGCTTTTTGGCAAGAGCAGTTTCTTTGGGTAGAAACTGCTTGCCTTTATTATACTCTTCTTTAGATACTAATTCTCTCAGGTATTTTTCTATCTGTGCGTGTAAGGGTACAGGACTTTTTGTGTCTAGCTTAAAATCCATCTTCTATTGATTGTCAAAAGTTCGGTCTGTAATAACTCCCGAAGATAGAACAATATAGTTTTATAGCCATCTGCTCCAGCACATAGAAAAATATCTATCAGTTTTATTGTTGATCTTTAGCCCATTTTTCCATCATCTGGATAGCAATGTACAATACGCCGGCAGAGCCACGAAAAGTACCTGACCCCTCTGGTTTGTTATCTATGGTATACCACTCATAAAAGCCGTCGTTTTTAACTACTCTTTCGGTCATGGGCTGAATTTGCTCGTAGGCTTCCTCTACAAAGCCATGTTTTACCAGCTGCTGAATCATTCTGCCTCCGAACCAGGTCCAGTCTCCACCATTTTGGTAACTATATACCGGATTCATAATCTGATTTGCGAAATAGCCTTCGGGGTAGGGAGGGTAAAGCGTAAGCCCGATAGAGGGTGCTCCCGCTTCTTTTACACGTTTAATCATTTCGTTTAATGAGGCTTTAATTTCCTCTTTAGAAAGAAGGCCTGCCTCAATAGCAATGGCTGTTCCGCCAAAGTAGTAGATTTCATCTTCATTAAAATCTTCCGGAAAGGGTGATCCTTCCAGATAGATATGAGGGATAAACTTCTGATCTTTTTCATCCCACAAATGCTTACGAGCGTTAGCGGCTATTTGATCACGTATGGGTTGCCACTTCTCTTTGGTCTCAGGTAAAATTTCCATAAGGTTGTCCAAGGCGATAATGAACATGGCATTATCATAAATGTCAATAGCCCGGTGGGTGTTATCGTCTATATCTACGCCCCAGCCATGTTCGGGCTGCACGTCTCCCCAGTCAGCAGTAGTAGCTCCCCAAATGAGGCCGTACTCTTCAGAATAGCGATGATTCATTAAGAAATTCATAGCTTCTTCCATTCTTTCAGCCACAGTCTGCTCTCCAATTTGCTCCTGCAAAATGCCTGTATCATCCGTAGCTATTATGTATTTGTAGACCGACTGAATCAGCGAAGTCTCCTGGTCTGTTTCTACTGTGTTTTTGTGTCCTGCATAGCGAGGTTCCAGATCAAAATAGCTAAAATCTGTTTCTTCAGCACCTACTTCCTCGGCAGGAGTGAAGCCGTCTAAAATATTACCATCATCGCCCTGCATACGGAAGAATACGAGCAGGTTTTCACGTAGTACACTGTCTGGATGTACTTTAGCGGCAAGCTCTACAAAGGTATTGTAATCTCTGATCCACACTTCACGATATCCATCACCCGCATTAAAACCCGACGCTACTATGTCCAACGCTCTTTGCTTAACATACTGAAAGTCTTTGTTTTGTAATATTTGGGTAGCCAGTGAATTACTTTCTTCCTGTTTCTTCTCTTGCGAACTACAGGCCCACATCAACAGGACCATGATGATAATACTAAACTTCTTCATGTGTTATTTTTGGTTAGACATAGAGGGGGGAATATTACTTACTCCCCAGTTTTTATTAGGCTGCTCACCCAGTGTAAAGCTCAATGTGCCACCTTCCATTAATTGGTCGCGGTAAATCCAGTTTTTATCAATCGCCTCCCCGTTCCAGCTTACCGATTGTATGTACATATTGGCATCACTCAGGTTTTTGGTTTCAATAATCAACTCCTTACCGGTGTAGTAGTCTTCATCCAGTTGTATAGTAATTTTTTCAAACATTGGACTGCCAAACTGGAAAGAGGGACGATCGGCAGTATGACCCTGCACATCAAAAAGGCCCATACTTGCTAAAACGTACCAGGAACCTAACTGCCCCTGGTCTTCATCCTGACCTACTCCGTAGCCGCGAAGAGGTTCGGTACCGTAAAAGGTGTTGCAGATTTCTCTTACCCATTTTTGAGTAAGCCAGGGCTTTCCAGAGTAGTTAAATAGCCAGGCATTGTGTAGCGAAGGCTGGTTACCATGATTATACAATTTCTCTATGCCTGAGAAACTATCTATCTCATCACTGCCACCGCCAAACTGATTTTTCTCTGCATCCAGAAACATACTTTGTAGCCGCTCATTAAAGGTCTCTTTGCCCATAAGCTCAATCAGACCTACAGGGTCATGGGGCACGTACCAGGTATATTGGTAGGCATTACCTTCCTGAAAACCCTCCCATGCTTTTAAGGGATCAAAGTCTTTGATAAACGAACCGTTTTTAAGCTTGGGACGGATGTATTTAGTTTCCTGATCAAAGAGGTTACGGTAATAGTCTGCCTGAGCCATCAGTTTTTGATAGTTGGCGCTATCACCTCTTTGCTTTGCCATCTGTGCCACAGCATAAGAGCTGAAGCTATACTCCATAGTATGTGAACCACCAAAGTTGAATACCCAACCATTAGATATCAGCGTATCCTGATAAGGGACAAAATGATCTTTTACAAAGTAGCTGAGGTCATATTTGCCATTACCTAAATCTCTGCCCCGATAATCTAACTCATTTTTGATGGCAGCTTCGTAGCCGGTTTCTACATCAAAATCACGAATTCCTACATTATAGGCCGAAGCGATGAGCAAGCCCTGAAAGTTGGTAGATACACCATTGGTAAATGTGCCTGCTGCTGCACCATCGTGTAACCATCCACGGTCTTTATAGAAGTCTATATTGGATTGGAGGTACTCACTAAAATACTTGGGATAGGCAAGCGCCCAAAGCTGACTCAAATTCCAGAAGCCGCCCCACATGCCATCGGTATTATAATGATGGTATTCCGGGTTTCCATTCTTGTCTAGCGGGGTCTTACCAATTTTATCATCAACCTGAGGAAAATCCCCATTTACGTCGCTGGAAAGGCCCCTGCCAAGCAGCGCATGATAGAGACCAGTATAAAATTTAATGCGATCTTCTTCTTTACCTCCTTCAAGGACAATTTTGTTCAACTTTTGATTCCAGGCATCTTGAGCGGCCAGCCTGGCTGCATCAAAATCTTTTCCTTCTGTCTCTGTACGTAAGTTGAGGCGAGCATTTTCTATGGAGGTGAAGCTTAAACCGGTTTGTACTTCAATAATTTCACCTTCTGTAGTATTGAAGCTGAGGTATAAGCCATTATTTACCCCTTCGGTACTGGTTTCGCCTTCAGTTTGTACAGTATCTACAAAGGTCCCTACGTTTGCAGGTTTTTTGCTGAGCCTGGCCACAAAATACATACTTACACGCTTGCCGGTATCACCAAACTTTACATACTCAGGATAGGTTACGATAGAGCCCTCAACCTCATGATCGTTAACCAGTCGGGCAGTAGCATTTATCACATCACTACTTTCGCCCTGCTTATGTCCTATATCTATAATTACATGTGCCTGCTCAGACTGCGGAAAAGTAAAGCGCTGATAGCCTACTCTTTCGGTAGCGGTGAGCTCTGCCCTGATGCCATAGTCTGAAAGTGTAACCGCATAATATCCGGGAGCAGAGGTTTCACTCGCTTTATCAAAGCGGGAGCGATAGCCAGCATCTGGATCTTCCAATGTGCCGGGTACCGTTTGTAAGTCACCTACGGTGGGCATATATACAAGTCCACCAATCTGAAACTCATGAAAATGTCCAAAACCTTCAATTGACGTATGGCGATCGTCGTAGCCATTAGGTCCCCAGCCGCCCTGGCTGTTGTAAGCATTGGTGTGCGGAGCCAGCTTTGCCATTCCAAAGGGTAAGGCAGCTGGTGTATAAAAAAACCAGCGACCGTGGACTGAACCTATCTGGGGGTCTACATACTGTGTAAGGTCAGTAGGTACATTTTCCTCTTCAGGAATTTGCTGAGAGGTACAGGCAGCCATGACTAAAACTGCCAGTACCCATAGTGAGTTGGTGATCTGCTTAAGCATATTGATTTTACTTATTTCTGGGGTAAGCTCTGAGTTCCCCAGTTTTTGTTTGGTTCTGCGCCCATCTCCAGCTCCAGCGTACCTCCTTTCAGAAGCTCTTCTGCCGGGAACCAGAAGTTGTTTAGTACTTTGCCATTGAGTTTGGCTTGTTGTACGTACTTATTCAGGCGCGAAGCATTTTTTGCTTCAATGACAAATGTATTACCTCTGCCATATCTACCACCAAGATTAATGCGTGTTTTTTCAAAAAGTGGGCTGCCGATCTCATAAATGGGATTTGCAGAGGTGCCCCCATCGGTCTGAAATAGGCCTAACGCACTCATAACAAACCACGCGCTCATCTGTCCCTGATCTTCATCTCCCAGATAGGCATTGGAAACGCCAAAGCCATAATACTTGTCTACGATATCACGGTTCCACTTTTGCGTAAGCCAGGGGCTGCCTGCCCAGTTAAACAAAAAAGAGAAATGCATAGACTGCTGGTTGCCCTGAGTTACCGGGAAGTCCCAGTAAAGTTCGTTGGGCGCATTGTAGCGCCAGCTGCTACTTTCATTAAAACCCCACTTCAGGCGATCAACAAGTTTGTCATTACCACCTACAGCTTTAGCTAATGCTGGTATATCCTGCGGTACAAAGAACGTAAGCTGCCAGGCATTACCCTCCACGTACTGGTAGTTACCAGCCGATTTGATAGGGTCAAAGTCAGGATACCAGCTTCCATCGGAATGACGTAGGCGAGCGAAACCAGAGGTGCTGTCTATGGCATTTTTCCACCAGTAGCCTCTTTCTTTAAATTCTTCGTAAATCTTTTGCTTGCCCAGACTTTTAGCCAGTTGAGAAACGGCGTAGTCATCAAAGGAATATTCCAGAGTATTAGAAAACCTGCCTTTGTTATACGGAACATACTGATGCTCTATATAGGCTGGTAGATCACGATTGCCGGCATAGCCATTGCCTACCTGCTCACCAGGCGTTGTCTGCATCTTATAAACGGCCTGTAGTGCTTTTTCTGCATCAAAATCTCGTATACCCATCTGATAAGCACCTACGATGAGCGGTATTTCATGCTCAGCTACCATTACAGGGATGTACTCCATACCTGCTGGCCCTTTGGCTAACCAGCCATTAGCATCGTACATAGCCAACTGAGATTTTACCCACTGAGAGGACCATTCGGGAGTCACCAGGTTCCAGAACTGGTTAAGGTTCCAGAAAGTATTCCAGAAGGCATCACAGCCAAGGGCTACAGCATTAGGGTCTGCTAACTTTTGAATGTTTTCGCTGGCATCTACCCAACTTCCATCTACATCACTGAAGATATTCCTGCTTACCAAGGCCCGATACATATTAGAATAGAATCTGGTTTTTTCGCGACGATCATCGGTAGTGATGACTACCCTTTCAAATAACTGATTCCATTCATTGACGTGATATGCTCGTACAGCATCAAAATCCCAGCCGAAAGCTTGAGTAATCTCAGTGTCCAGGTTGAGCTGTGCATTTTCTATGCTGACGTAAGATATGGCTGTGCGAGTTTGTACTATCTGATTCTGTTGAGTGTCAAACTCTACATAGGCAACTATATCCTGAGGATTTTGAACGTGTAACTCATCGCGGTTGGCATAGCTAACTGGAATACTGTCTTCGCTCTCTGTAACTACTACACCAAAATCTCTAATGTCCTGATCAAACTCCATAGCGAAGTGAACAGTGTATTCCTGAGCGATGTCGTCCCAGGTTTCTTGCTCCCCACCGCCTTCAATGTATTTACCACGGTAGTGTTGTTCGCCCCAGATATGTGGAGACCGCTGTTTGCTAAAACCTACTAGTTTATTTTTACCGATCACTTTAAAATAGGCTTCTTCAATATCATAACCGTACTCGGCAGGAATTTGTAGATCTACAAGAATTCTGGAGTGCTCGCTGTTTTCAGGATATGTATATCGCTGAAAACTTGCTCGGGTGGTAGAGGTTAGTTCCGCTTTGATGTTGTAATCGGTAAGCAGCACTGAATAATAGCCTAATGGAGTCTGTTCAGTAGATTTGTCTACTCGTGAACGATAGCCACTATCAGGGTCTTCAGGTGTGCCTATCTCAGTAATTAATGGGCCATTGGTAGGAAAAGTACCCAGGCCTGCCATGGTCCATTCGTGAATATGGCTGAAAGTACCTACACTTTCAAAAGTTGGCTGATACCCAGACTGCCACCCTCCCCGCTGATTGTCGGGGCTTATTTTTACCATGCTAAATGGCATCCAGGGGCCGGGCGCTATCATCCAGCGAGAGTGGCCAGTCCCTATTTTAGTATCTACATAATCTGCTAAGCTACTTGCCTGCTGAGGACTTCTTTCTATACTCCCCCGGGCTACCTCATCACCATCTAAAAAAACTGTGTAAGCACTTTCTTTTGCTTTCTTTATGACAGGCATGGGTACTTCCAGCTCGTATCTGCCTTGCTCCAGTACTTTCTCATAGATTGGTTTGTCATCCAGTTCTACACTTAGGGTAGGGGTGTTTTGTAAGTGCTGAACGTCAATTAGCAATGGTTGAATATCATTTCTCCCTTGTTTGAGTGTATAGTCAGCCGGAGCAATATTGCGAATGAAAGCATCCTTGGCTTCAACTAAGTTCGCATCCTGAGGTCCTTCCAACTTTAGTTGATCAAAGAGCAGCCAGCTTCCTTCTAAAGTGGTTATTTCTATCTCGTTACCTCCCTCACGAAGTACTTCCGAGGGTATAGGAATCTGGATTAACTGTTCCTGGGGGCTTTCAGTAATCTCTTTATAGCCCTCTTTATTAGTACCTGCTTCCAAACGGAATTTCCATGAGCGCTCATTTACACTCACTTTTAGCAGTGGTGGATTTTCCGGACTGACATCAAGCACGTCTATGAACAGCTTCCAGTCGTCTGGTGATTTACCCTTTTCCAACTCAAAAAGTATGTTAATCTCATGAGGACGAATGCCAGCCAGGACAGATGTGCCGCCCCAATAATCTATGGAGCCGGGAAGCACGTAGGGAAAGTCCTTTTTGATATCGGAGTGGGTAATGACAAAAAATTTATCTTCCCAGCCAAAATCGTTTTTAAGAAAATCCTGATAGCCAGAAGGAGAAAGGGCAAACTCATGGTGTTGGTTATCTGCTTCACCCAGACTCCAGACCACTTTATTTTGAGCAAAAGAAAAGTTAGAAATGCACAAAGTGGCTAATATGGTGTATATAATTTTATGAATCATAACGTATTGCGGACAGATATTAACATGCTTCTTCTTTCACAAATGAGACTACTACTTTGGCCGTTTGGTCACCAAGGTTGCGCAGCGTGTAGCGTTTGGCGGCAGCAGGTATAGCAAATGTCTCCGCATACTGATATGCTGCGGGATTGGCGTTTTCAACCTCCAGGCGCACCCCCTCACCTTCTACCAGCATCAGCAAGTGACATTGGCCCTGGGTTTCAATCTCCATCTCACTATCAAATTCGTAGCGGTAGATATCATAAAAGTGATCAGAGTGGGTAGGTAGATGTATTTTTTTCCAGTCACTTCCGTCTTCTACTACACTTGGTT
Proteins encoded:
- a CDS encoding ROK family protein; this encodes MKRSIAIGVDVGGSHICSAAVDLNTLQIIPQTYYSTKLDNSAPKEVLMQQWSNTIAQSIEAIQNEVEEEINIGFAMPGPFIYHKGIAMFERNEKYEQLYEVSIPEELNQSLQYTHCRYRFINDAMAFGIGVAGLEYAAEGKKVLAITLGTGFGSAFLTNAIPRLCSDNAYEGPFLWDKPYKNGIADEYFSTRWFVKRYQELSGELVKGVKEIADLKNPISQSLFEEFGQNLSDFLTPYLKNFMPDALILGGNISKASHLFLPKFGAQLQQAGISTKVVISESMEEAALVGAARLFAPQLWVQIEKDLPQLI
- a CDS encoding GntR family transcriptional regulator, encoding MDFKLDTKSPVPLHAQIEKYLRELVSKEEYNKGKQFLPKETALAKKLGVSRNTIRQAINKLVLEGIVERKKGVGSKVVNQKISTRLDNWISFTKEMRNQGIEVVNYLVKISQIEADKEVYNALGAPNTKKIWCLEKIRGSKEAKFLYSVSYFHPRVGLNGKEDFTRPLYELLENEHDVVVSVSKEKLRAIRPDKKISEMLELSPDTPILRRERLVCDMGERPVEYNIVYYHTDYFSYDIDIRREI
- a CDS encoding GH92 family glycosyl hydrolase; this encodes MLKQITNSLWVLAVLVMAACTSQQIPEEENVPTDLTQYVDPQIGSVHGRWFFYTPAALPFGMAKLAPHTNAYNSQGGWGPNGYDDRHTSIEGFGHFHEFQIGGLVYMPTVGDLQTVPGTLEDPDAGYRSRFDKASETSAPGYYAVTLSDYGIRAELTATERVGYQRFTFPQSEQAHVIIDIGHKQGESSDVINATARLVNDHEVEGSIVTYPEYVKFGDTGKRVSMYFVARLSKKPANVGTFVDTVQTEGETSTEGVNNGLYLSFNTTEGEIIEVQTGLSFTSIENARLNLRTETEGKDFDAARLAAQDAWNQKLNKIVLEGGKEEDRIKFYTGLYHALLGRGLSSDVNGDFPQVDDKIGKTPLDKNGNPEYHHYNTDGMWGGFWNLSQLWALAYPKYFSEYLQSNIDFYKDRGWLHDGAAAGTFTNGVSTNFQGLLIASAYNVGIRDFDVETGYEAAIKNELDYRGRDLGNGKYDLSYFVKDHFVPYQDTLISNGWVFNFGGSHTMEYSFSSYAVAQMAKQRGDSANYQKLMAQADYYRNLFDQETKYIRPKLKNGSFIKDFDPLKAWEGFQEGNAYQYTWYVPHDPVGLIELMGKETFNERLQSMFLDAEKNQFGGGSDEIDSFSGIEKLYNHGNQPSLHNAWLFNYSGKPWLTQKWVREICNTFYGTEPLRGYGVGQDEDQGQLGSWYVLASMGLFDVQGHTADRPSFQFGSPMFEKITIQLDEDYYTGKELIIETKNLSDANMYIQSVSWNGEAIDKNWIYRDQLMEGGTLSFTLGEQPNKNWGVSNIPPSMSNQK
- a CDS encoding GH92 family glycosyl hydrolase, with the translated sequence MIHKIIYTILATLCISNFSFAQNKVVWSLGEADNQHHEFALSPSGYQDFLKNDFGWEDKFFVITHSDIKKDFPYVLPGSIDYWGGTSVLAGIRPHEINILFELEKGKSPDDWKLFIDVLDVSPENPPLLKVSVNERSWKFRLEAGTNKEGYKEITESPQEQLIQIPIPSEVLREGGNEIEITTLEGSWLLFDQLKLEGPQDANLVEAKDAFIRNIAPADYTLKQGRNDIQPLLIDVQHLQNTPTLSVELDDKPIYEKVLEQGRYELEVPMPVIKKAKESAYTVFLDGDEVARGSIERSPQQASSLADYVDTKIGTGHSRWMIAPGPWMPFSMVKISPDNQRGGWQSGYQPTFESVGTFSHIHEWTMAGLGTFPTNGPLITEIGTPEDPDSGYRSRVDKSTEQTPLGYYSVLLTDYNIKAELTSTTRASFQRYTYPENSEHSRILVDLQIPAEYGYDIEEAYFKVIGKNKLVGFSKQRSPHIWGEQHYRGKYIEGGGEQETWDDIAQEYTVHFAMEFDQDIRDFGVVVTESEDSIPVSYANRDELHVQNPQDIVAYVEFDTQQNQIVQTRTAISYVSIENAQLNLDTEITQAFGWDFDAVRAYHVNEWNQLFERVVITTDDRREKTRFYSNMYRALVSRNIFSDVDGSWVDASENIQKLADPNAVALGCDAFWNTFWNLNQFWNLVTPEWSSQWVKSQLAMYDANGWLAKGPAGMEYIPVMVAEHEIPLIVGAYQMGIRDFDAEKALQAVYKMQTTPGEQVGNGYAGNRDLPAYIEHQYVPYNKGRFSNTLEYSFDDYAVSQLAKSLGKQKIYEEFKERGYWWKNAIDSTSGFARLRHSDGSWYPDFDPIKSAGNYQYVEGNAWQLTFFVPQDIPALAKAVGGNDKLVDRLKWGFNESSSWRYNAPNELYWDFPVTQGNQQSMHFSFLFNWAGSPWLTQKWNRDIVDKYYGFGVSNAYLGDEDQGQMSAWFVMSALGLFQTDGGTSANPIYEIGSPLFEKTRINLGGRYGRGNTFVIEAKNASRLNKYVQQAKLNGKVLNNFWFPAEELLKGGTLELEMGAEPNKNWGTQSLPQK